Genomic DNA from Thermus amyloliquefaciens:
ACGACATGGGGGCGGTGGAGGCCTTGGGGCTTTTGAAGATGGACTTTTTGGGCCTGCGCACCCTCACCTTCCTGGACGAGGCCAAAAAGATCGTCAAGGAGTCCAAGGGGGTGGAGCTGGACTACGACCGCCTGCCCCTGGACGATCCCGAAACCTTCGCCCTCCTTTCCCGCGGGGAGACCAAGGGCGTCTTCCAGCTGGAGTCCGGGGGGATGACGAACACGGTGCGGGGGCTCAGGCCCCGGCGCCTGGAGGACATCATCGCCCTGCTTTCCCTCTACCGTCCTGGGCCCTTGGAGCACATCCCCACCTACATTCGCCGCCACCATGGCCAGGAGCCCGTGAGCTACGCCGAGTTCCCCCATGCGGAAAAGTACCTGAGGCCCATCCTGGAGGAAACCTACGGCATCCCCGTCTACCAGGAGCAGATCATGCAGATCGCCTCCCAGGTGGCGGGCTACTCCCTGGGGGAGGCGGACCTTCTCCGCCGGGCCATGGGCAAGAAGAAGGTGGAGGAGATGCAAAAGCACCGGGAGCGCTTCGTCCAGGGGGCGAAGGAGCGGGGCGTGCCCGAGGAGGAGGCCAACCGGCTTTTTGACATGCTGGAGGCCTTTGCCAACTACGGCTTCAACAAGTGCCTTCCGGGAAGGGCCAGGGTAGTGGACTTCCGCACGGGGAAACCCGTGCCCATTGAGGCCATCGTCCGGGGGGAGGTCCAGGGCGTCTGGGTGGCCTCCCTGGACGAAAAGACCCTGCGTCTGGTGCCGAAGCCGGTGGTGGCGGCCTTTTCCAGCGGGAAGGCCCAGGTTTATCGCCTACGCACCGCCACGGGCCGGGTCCTCGAGGCCACCGCCAACCACCCCCTCTACACCCCGGAGGGCTGGCGGGCGTTGGGCGCCTTGGCCCCCGGGGACTTTGTGGCCTTGCCCCGCCACCTGCCCTACACGCCTTCGGCCAGCCTGCAACCCCACGAGCTGGACCTCCTGGGCTACGCCCTCAGCGAGGGCAACCTCCGCCACCCCTCGGGCTTTTACCTCTACACGGCCTCGGAGGAGGAGCTTGCCGCCATGCAGGAAGTCTTGGCCGCCTTTGCCAACACCCGCGTGCGGATAGCCTGGCGGCGGGGTGTGGCCCACCTCTACGTGGGGCGGCAGGATCGGCGGGCTCCTGCAGAGGCGGTGGAGTTTTTGCGCCGTCACGGCCTCTTGGGCCTTTCCGCCCGAGAAAAGCGCCTGCCTGAGGTGGTCTTTGCCCTGCCCCTCGAGGAGGTGGCCCGCCTCTTGGGGCGGCTTTGGGTGGGGGATGGTGGGGTGGACCCCAAGGGGCGGCTCATCCACTACGCCACCGCCTCGGAGGCCCTGGCCCGGGGGATCCAGCACCTCCTCCTGCGCCTGGGCTTGCAGAGCCGCTTGGTGGAGAAGCGCTTCCCCTACCGGGGGGGGCGGAAGGGATATGCCGTGTACCTGTTGGGGGGCCTCGAGGCCGCCCGTCGGTTTGCGGAAACCCTGGGGCCTTACCTACTGGGCAAGCGGAAGCGCGACCTCCAGGCCCTCCTTGCCTCTTGGGAGGGGGCGGGCCGCAGCACCAAGGATGTGCTCCCTATGGCCTTCTTACCCCTCGTGCGCCAGGCGGTGGCCGAGGCTTCGCCGGGAAAGGAGAGGGCTTTCTTGGAGGCCGCAGGCTTTGCCCAGGGCCTTTTACGCCCCGGGAAAGGGCGGAGGGGGTTTGCCCGAGCCACAGCAGAGCGCCTTGCGGCCCTCACCGGCAGCTTAGCCCTCTTGCGCTTGGTCCAGGCCGAGGTCTACTGGGACCGGGTAGAGGCCATAGAGCCCTTGGGGGTGGAGGAGGTCTTTGACCTCACCGTGGAAGGCACGCACACCTTCGTGGCAGAGGACTTGATCGTGCACAACTCCCACGCCGCCGCCTACAGCCTCCTCGCCTACCAGACCGCCTACGTGAAGGCCCATTACCCGGTGGAGTTCATGGCCGCCCTCCTCACCGTGGAGCGCCACGATTCCGACAAGGTGGCGGAGTACATCCGCGATGCCCGGGCCATGGGCATCCCCGTCCTGCCCCCCGACATCAACCGCTCGGGCTTTGACTTCAAGGTGGTGGGGAGGGCTTCGCCTTTAGGCGAACACCGAGCTGCTTCGCCCTTGGGCGAACACCGGGAGGAGATCCTCTTTGGCCTTTCCGCGGTGAAGAACGTGGGGGAAAGCGCCGCCCAGGCCATCCTGGCGGAGAGGGAACGCCGGGGGCCTTTTAGGAGCCTGGGGGACTTCCTGAGGCGCCTGGACGAGAAGGTGGTGAACCGGCGCACCCTGGAGTCCCTCATCAAGGCGGGGGCTTTTGACGCCTTTGGGGATAGGGCCCGCCTTTTGGCCTCCTTAGACTCCCTCCTCCGGTGGGCCGCGGAAAGCCGGGAGCGGGAGCGGTCCGGCATGATGGGCCTCTTCGCCGAGGTGGAGGAGCCCCCCTTGGCGGAGGCTCCGCCCTTGGACGAGATCACCCGGCTTCGCTACGAGAAAGAGGCCCTGGGCATCTACGTTTCCGGCCACCCGGTGTTGCGCTACCCAGGCCTCAGGGAGGTGGCCAGCTGTCCTTTGGAGGAGCTTCCCCACTTCATCCAGGGCCTTCCCCCAAGGTCCAGGGTGCTCCTTGCGGGGGTGGTGGAGGAGGTGTCCCGCAAGCCCACCCGCAGCGGGGGCATGATGGGCCGCTTTACCCTTTCCGACGAGACGGGGGCCCTCGAGGTGGTGGTGTTCGGCCGGGCCTATGAGGGGGTTTCCCCCAAGCTCAGGGAGGACACCCCCCTCCTGGTCCTGGCGGAGGTGGAACGAGAGGAGGGGGGGCTTCGGGTGATCGCCCAGGCCGCCTGGACCCACGAGGAGGTGGCCGAGGCCCCCAAGGCCCTGGAGGTGGAGGTGGACCACGCCCTTCTGGACGAGGAGGGCGTGACCCAGCTCAAAAGCCTTCTGGACGAGTACCCAGGGACTCTGCCCCTCTATTTCAGGGTGCAGGGGCCTTTCGGGGAGGCCATCCTTTCCTTACGGGAAGCCCGGGTGGATGAAGGGATCTTGGAGGCCCTCCAGGCCGAGGGGTTCCGGGCCTACCTGGTGCCGGACCGGGAGGTCTTCTTGCAGGGGAATGGCGGGGGCGGGTCCAAGGAGGAGGTGGTGCCTTTTTAAGCCATGTTCAGGTCTAAAGTCTCAGAATGAGTTCCAATTGCCTTGTATACTGACCTTGGCATGGAGGTCCTTTTCTTCATCCTGGTTCTCCTGGGCCTGGCCATCTTGGCCCAGAGTCTTCTGGGAAGGAAGGGGGTTCCCGGGGCAGGGGAAACATTCCCCTACCGCCTTAAGGGTTCCGTCCTCACCCCCGCGGAGCGCTCCTTCCTTGGGGTTTTGGAGAGGGTTGTTCCGGAGGGAGTACGGGTGTGGCCCAAGGTGAGGCTGGTGGACTTCCTCCTCTTAGAGGCTGGGGGAAAGGACAGGCAGGCGGCTTTGAACCGGGTGGTAGCTAAACACGTGGACTTTCTCCTAGTGCGCGCCCAAGATGCCAAGCCCCTCCTGGCGATTGAGCTGGACGACCAAAGCCATCTTCGCCGGGACCGGCAGGAGCGGGATCGTTTCCTGGAGGCCTTGTTCCAGCAGGTGGGCCTGCCTTTGATACGGGTGCGGGTGAAGGAGGGGTATTCCCTGGAGGAGATTAGGCGCCTTGTGGGAGCCCACCTCAAGAAGGTGGAGGGAGCCAAATAAAGGAGGTTGGGCTTAGGCCCAACCTCCTTTGCCCCTTTGCCGGGGCCCCCAACCTGGCGAAGCCAGGTTGGGGTGGCCTTAGAAGTCCATGTCCCCGCCGCCCGCAGGCGCAGGGGTGGACTCCTTCTTCTCGGGCTTCTCCGCCACCACCGCCTCGGTGGTGAGGATGAGGGAGCCGATGGAGGCGGCGTTCTGGAGGGCGGAGCGGGTCACCTTGGCGGGGTCCACGATGCCCGCCTCCACCATGTCCACGTACTCCCCGGTGGCGGCGTTGAAGCCCAGGCGGAGGTTCTTGGTTTCGGAGAGGATCTTCTGGACCACCACGGAACCCTCGTACCCGGCGTTCTCGGCGATCTGACGGGCGGGCTCCTCCAGGGCCCGGCGCACGATCTTGGCCCCGGTGGCCTCATCCCCCTCCAGCTTCTGGAGGAGCTCCTCCACGGCGCTGATGGCCCTGAGGAGCGCCACGCCACCGCCCGGGACGATGCCCTCCTCCACCGCCGCCCGGGTGGCGTTCAGGGCGTCCTCAAAGCGGTGCTTCTTCTCCTTGAGCTCGGTCTCGGTGGCGGCACCCACCCGGATCACCGCCACGCCCCCCGCCAGCTTGGCCAGGCGCTCCTGGAGCTTCTCCTTGGCGTACTCGCTGTCGGTGGTCTCCAGCTCCTTCTTGATGCCGTTGATACGGGCCTCGATGTCCTCCTTCTTGCCCTTGCCGCCCACGATGGTGGTCTCGTCCTTGGTGATCCTCACCCGCTCAGCCCGGCCCAGCATGGAGAGGGTGGCGTTCTCCAGCTTGAAGCCGAGCTCCTCGGAGATCACCGTGCCCCCGGTGACCGCGGCGATGTCCTTGAGCATCTCCTTGCGGCGGTCGCCGAAGCCGGGAGCCTTCACCGCGGCCACGTTCAGGGTGCCCCGGAGCTTGTTCACCACCAGGGTGGCCAGGGCCTCGCCCTCCACGTCCTCGGCGATCAGGAGCAAGGGCCTGCCCGTCTGGGCCACCTGCTCCAGGATGGGGAGGAGTTCACGCACGTTGGAGACCTTCTTCTCCACGATGAGGATGAAGGCGTCCTCCAGGACCGCCTCCATGGCCTCGGGGTTGGTGATGAAGTAGGGGGAGATGTACCCCTTATCAAACTGGTACCCCTCCACGAACTTCAGCTCGGTCTCCAGGCTCTTGGACTCCTCAACGGTGATGATCCCCTCCTTCCCCACCTTCTCCATGGCGTCGGCGATCAGCTTGCCGACGTCAGGGTCGTTGGCGGAGATGGTGGCCACCTCCTCGATGGCCTTGCGGTCCTCCACGGGGATGGCCAGGGAGCGGATCTTCTCCACCGCCACCTCCACCGCCTTCTCAATGCCCCGCTTGAGGGCCAGGGGGTTGGCGCCAGCGGCCACGTTCTTCAGGCCCTCCCGCACGATGGCCTGGGCCAAGACGGTGGCGGTGGTGGTGCCGTCACCGGCCACGTCGTTGGTCTTGGAGGCCACCTCCTTGAGGAGCTGGGCCCCGATGTTCTCCAGGTGGTTCTCCAGCTCGATCTCCTTGGCCACCGTCACCCCGTCTTTGGTGATGGTGGGGGAGCCGAACTTCTTCTCCAGGACCACGTTCCGGCCCCGGGGGCCAAGGGTCACCTTCACCGCATCGGCTACCGCGTTGACGCCGCGCTCCAAGGCCCGGCGGGCCGCCTCGTCAAACACCAGGACTTTCGCCATACCTCACCTCCCTTTACTGCAGAACCGCCAGAAGGTCGCGCTCGGAGAGGATCACGTACTCCTCGCCGTCAATCTCGATCTCGGTGCCGCCGTACTTGGCGAAGACCACGATGTCCCCCTCCTTGACCTCGAGGGGCACCTTCTGCCCGTTCTCCAAGACGCGGCCCGAGCCCACCGCGATCACCTTGCCCTTCTGGGGCTTTTCCTTGGCGGTGTCGGGGAGCACGATGCCACCCTTGGTCTTGGGCTCCTCTTCAATCCGCTTCACCACAACCCGGTCGCCTAGGGGCTTGATCACGGTCTTCACCTCCGCAGCCATATCCACTCCCTCCTTTGACGCTCAAAGGGCGAGAGTGTCAAACCAAAGGTCATTATTCTACCCCCTTACCCCTTTGTCAAGGGGGTTGAGGGAGGTCGTTATAGGGTGGGGGCCTGGTGCCCGCGCACTACCCTGAGCTCCAGGCCGTGGGCGAGAAGGAGGCCCTGCAAGGCCAGGGCCCGGGCCAGCCCCGGGGGGGCTCCAAAGATGGGGCGGCCCTTTTCCCCGGGGTAGAGGAAGTAGCCTTCGGGTAGGAGGAGGAGCACCCCCTGCCGGGCCCGCGCCGCGCCCCGAAGGGCGGCCCGCAGGAAGGCTTCCTCCGCTGCCTGGCTCACCAGGAGGTAGGTGCTTCCCGGCGGGGCGGGTGGGGGGAGGGCGGGGGAGGGGGTGGGGGCAAGCCGGGCGAGGAGGGCCAGGGCCCGCTCCAGGTGGGCCTTGCCCCGGCCCAAGGGGAGGACCTCCCCTGCGGAGAGGCCGTAGCGCTCTCCCCGTCTTTCCGCTTTCAGGAGGAGCCAGGCGGCGAGGCTCGCTGCGTGGTCCAGGTAGCTGGGGTGGAGGGCCTGGGTGTCCAGGTGAAGAAAGAGGCTTCCCAGGAGGCTTTTCTCCACCTCCCGCACCAGGGGCTGCCCCTGGCGGAGGCTGGCCTTCTTGGCCAGGAGGCGCAGGGAGTCCCCGGGCCGGTAGGGGCGGAGGCCTTTGGCCTCGAGGGGATCGGGGAGGCCGAAGGGCATGGGCCTGCCCTCCAGGAAGAAGCTGGGGACGGGGGTGTAGGGGGGTAAGGGCCGCAAGGGGGGGTAGACCAGGACCTTCCCCGCTTCCAGAAGGAGGAGGCGCTCCCCTAGCCCCAGGGGGCTCTGGAGGTGGAGGCCTAGGCGCACCGGGTGCTCCCCCCGTCTGCGGTAGCGGTGGGGGAGGGGGAGGGAAAGCCGGGTTCTCCCCCAGGCCACCCCGGAAACGCCCCGGGACTCGAGGCCCAGGGGGGCCGAGGGCAGGCTTTCCAGCCGGAAGAGGACGGGCAAGGGGCAAACGAGCTCCACCTCGGTCCTTCCCTCGCCCCCTTGCCCAGGGAAGCCCGGGCGAAGCCCCCCCAGCTCCGCCTGGGCCCGGGCCAGCCAGGGTGCCCGGTAAAGGGCCAGGAGGAGGGCAAGCCCCAGGAGAGCCAAGAGGCTTTCCATGCTAGGCCCGTTCCACCGGGGTGGGAACAGCCTTGAGGGCTTCCGCCACCAGCCCCTCCGGGCTCGCCCCGGAAAGCTCCGCCTCCAGCCTCAGGAGAAGGCGGTGGGGAATGGCCGCCCGGAAGGCCCGCTTGACGTCCTCGGGGATGACGAAGGGGCGCCCCTCCAGGAGGGCCAGGGCCTGGGCCAGGCGCTCCACCTGCAAAAGGGCCCTGGGGGAGGGCCCAAGCCGCAGCTCCTCCCGGCTCCTTAGCCAGGCGGAGAGGGAGAGGAGGTAGTCCAAAAGCTCCTCGGAAACCTGCACCCGCCGCACCTCTTTCCGCAGGGCCAAAAGCTCCTCGGGTCCGGTGACGGCCTCGAGGCCCGAAAGGGGCTCCCGCTCCTTTAGGGCCTGGAGCAGGGCCTTCTCGTCGGGGTAGCCCAGGGAGAGCCGGGCGGTAAAGCGGTCCCGCTGGGCCACGGGCAGGGGGTAGGTGCCCTCCTCCTCCACCGGGTTTTGCGTGGCTAGGACGAAGAAGGGCTCGGGCAGGGGATGGGTCTTCCCCTCCAGGGTCACCTGGCCTTCTCCCATGGCCTCGAGGAGGGCGGACTGGGTGCGTGGGGTGGCCCGGTTCAGCTCGTCCACCAGGAGGACCTGGGCGAAGATGGGGCCCTCCTGCCACACCAAGCTCCCTTCCCGGTAGAGGTAGACCCCGGTGAGGTCCTGAGGCAGGAGGTCGGGGGTCATCTGGATGCGGCTAAAGGAAAGGCCTAGGACCCGGGCTAAGGCCTTGGCGAAGGTGGTCTTCCCCGTGCCGGGCACGTCCTCCAGAAGAAGGTGTCCCCCGGAGAGCAGGGTGGCCAGGGAAAGCCTTAGGGTTTCCTCCCTCAGGAGGACCCGGCCCGAAAGAGCCCCTTGGATGCGTCTGAGGAACATAGCCTAAGGATATCCTTCAAGAAAACTTCCGCCCGTTCCGCTTCCTTCTCCCCGGTCCCTCCCCCGTAGCGCACGGGCAGGTAAAGCCGGGTGAGTTCCGAAAGGGGCTCCCTTAATCCTGGGAGCAAAGGGGAAACCCTCTCCAGGTATTCCAAGGGTCCCTCGGAGGCCAGGCGGGGAAGGCCCAGGGCCTTTATGGCCTTCAGGGCCTGGGAATAGGCTCGCCGCACCCGGTCTTGGGGGAGGGTTTCTTGGAAGCGCTTGGAGCTACTGGCCGGTATGCCCTGGGCGGCCTCCTGCTCTTCCCAGCCACGGTGGCGCCAAACCAGGAAGGCTAGAAGGGAGAGAAGCCCCAGGGTGAAAAGGGCGGAAAGCCCCGCCAGGGCTATGCCCACCTCGCCTAGCCGCCTGGGTCCCGGTACGGCTTCTTTTGGGCCCCCCTCTTGGGAAGGGGTGGGCATGGGGGCTGAGGGGGTGGTTCCCCATGCGCTTTCCCCACCCCCAAGAGTACCCAGGTAGAGGAGGAAAAGGACCCCGGCCAAAAGGGCCAGCAAGAGGGGCAAAAGGTGAAGCCCCCGGTAGGGAAGCCTTTCCCCCCGGCCCAAAAGGGGCAGAAGCGCCAGGAGGAGAAGAAGGAGGGCCAGGGGCTGGGCATGGGCCAAGGCCCGGTTGAGGAAGGCCACCCAGGGGGAAAACCCCTCCATGGGAGCCTGGTACATTCCTTCCTCTCCGGACTGGGGTTTCGCTGCCGGGGAAGCCTGAAGGCTAGGGGGAGTCAAGCTGGGTAGGGGAAGGGCGGGAAGGCGGAGGGGAAGAAAGGCCAGGCTTGCCAGCAGGAGGCCCAGGATCCCTGGGATCCATAGGGTGGAGGGGGGAGTCCAAAACCGTTCCCCCCGTTCTCGGGCTCGCCTATGGGCTCCCGCCAGGAGGTTGAACCCGTGAAGAAGCCCTAGAAGGAACAGGCCGAGCGGACCCAGCCCAAGAGCTATAGGCAGGAGGAGGAGGCTTGAAAGGGGCCGTTTTTGAGCGGCAAGGAAAAGGCCATAGAGCAAAAGGAGCCCAGAGGTCAAGGCCCACTCAGGAAGCCAGGAGGGGAAGGCTAGAGCCAGGGCGCGAAACAGGCCGGGAAGAAAGGCCAACCATAGGAAGCCCTGGGGGTAAAAGGCCTTGCCCCAGTGGAGGAGGCCTACCCCCAAGACCAGAGAAAGCCCTAACCCTGGCGCAACGCCCACAAGGAGGGAAGCACCCACCAAGGGCACGATGAGGGCAGGGGCCGAACCCATCCTTGGCTACAGGGGCATGTAAGGGCAGTCCTTCACATCCAACCCACAACCCGAGGGGGAAGAGCGTTGGGTTATGCTTTCTGCGGGTAAAAGGCCCAGAGCCGAGGCGAGAAACCCTATCAGGAGAACTTTCCGCACGTTAAAAATTGTATCTGATCCTTGAAGCGCCCGAATGTGACCTAGGCTGGGTTTCTTTGGCGTTGGGCTTCGTAGAGGAGAAGGGCGGCGCTCACCGCCACGTTCAGGCTGTCCGCCACCCCCCGCATGGGGATGCGCACCCGGGTCTGGGCCCGCTGGAGCCAGGCTTCGGGAAGCCCCTCGTCCTCCGCGCCCAGGAGGAAGGCCACCCCCTTGCGGTAGTCCTCTTCCCAGTAGATCTTTTCCCCCCGGGGGGTGGCGGCCACCAAGATGAGCCCTTTCCCCTCCAAGAAACCGCCGACCTCCTCCTCGGGGACGGGATAAACGGGTAGGGAAAAGACCGCTCCCGTGGAGTTGCGGATGACCTGGGGGCTATAGAGGTCCACCCCCTCGGCCACCAGGACCAGGTCCACCCCCGCCCCGTCCGCCGCGCGCAGGATGGCCCCGAGGTTGCCGGGTTTCTCCAGGCCCAGGAGGACCAGGACCAGGGGGGTTTGCGGGAGCCGGACCCCCTTTAGGCTTTTTTGGGGGATGCGGAAGACCCCGATGACGGGCGGGGGATGCTCCCTTACGGAAACCCGCTCCATCGCCTCTTGGGAGAACTCCAGGATGGGAACAGGGCCCGCCAGGGCCCGGTCTTCCGGGGTGGCCTTGGGGCCGAGGAGGAGGGTTTCCAGGTGGAGGCCGGCCCTAAGGGCCCTTTCCACCTCCCGCCGTCCCTCCACCAAAAAAAGCCCGGCCCGCTCCCGCTCCTTGCGTTCCTTCAGGGCGGCCAGGGCCTTCACCTTGGGGTTAGCGGGGCTTTGGATGCGCATGGCGGCTCCTCGGCTCGGGGTTTCCCTGGAGGCGCACCGCAAAGCGGGTTACCCGGGGTCCGGAAAGCTCCAGGGAAACCTCCTCCACCTGGGGCAACTCCTCCAGAAGCCGGGAAAGCCTGAGGAGGATCTCCTGGTAGGGGGTGGGGTCAAGGGGAGCACCATCCGGGTTTTGCCCGTGCGCGATGGGCTTTACCAGCTCCTGGGCGTCCTTCTGGGTGAGGGGGGAAAGCCGCTGGCCCAGCACCTGGTCCCCCAGGGGGGTGGGCAGGACCAGGGTGAGGACGGGGCCGAAGAGGGGATGGGGCTTGGCGGTGAGCTTGAGGGAGAGCCCCTCCCCTTTCCCCAGGGGTAGGCCGAAGCACGCCAAAAGGGCGGCCCCCTCCGCCTGGGTCAGGGCGGTTTTCCCTTCCAGGAGCTTCCTGGCCTCCTCCAGACGCAGGTCGGGGAAGTCGGGGAAGTGGAGGGGTTCTTCCCGCCAAGCCTTGTAGGCCCAGGCCCGGCTCAAGGCGATGGCCGCCGATTCGGGGAAGCGGTAGAGGGCCACCCGGCCCGCAACCCGGGCCCGCACCCCGGGGGAGCCCATCACGCAGGCCAGGAGGAGCTTGCTTCCCTCGGCCCTCTCCAAAAGGGCCAGGAACTCCTCCTCGCTGGCAAAGCCCATGGGTACGAAGAGGAGGAACACGCTTCCCGCTTCGCTTTGCAGGGCTTCTTCCAGGGCCTGGGCGAAGGCCTCCGCCTTGGCGGCGGAGCCCAGATCCACGTGTTCTACGGCAAGCCCTCCTTCCCTTAAGGCCTCCAGGGCCAGGTTGGAGGGGCCGGAGGCGTTGGAGATCAGGCGGACCCGGTTGTTTTCGGGAAGCTGTCCCAGGGCCAGGAGGGCGGCCACGTCAAAGGCCTCCTCCAGGTTGTTGGCCCGGATCACCCCCGCCTGGGCGAAGAGGGTCCGCACCAGGGGGTCCCGGGAAGGGTGCACCGCCAGGATGGGCTTTTTCTTGCCGATCCTCCGGGCCAGGCGGGAGAAGCGCCTGGGGTTGCCGAAGCTCTCCAGGTAGAGGAGGATCACCCGGGTTCTTTCGTCCTCCTCCCAAAACTGCAGGAGGTCGTTGGAGGAGAGGTCCGCCTTGGCCCCTAAGGAAACGAAGGAGGAGATGCCAAGCCCCATGCCCTCCGCATAGGCCATCACCGCCCGGCCCAGGGTCCCCGACTGGCTGGAGATGGCCAAAGGCCCCGGCTTGGGGAGGGGGGCCAGGCCCGCCGCCAGGCGGACATCGGGGTGGGTGTGGACCATACCCAAGGAGCCGGGGCCCAAAAGGCGCATCCCGTGGCGCCGGGCCTTGTCGGCCAGTTCCCGGGCTTCCCCTTCCGTGAAGCCGGTGGTGAGGACGATGGCCGCCCGCACCCCCCGCCTTCCCGAGGCCTCGAGGGCCTCCCAGACCCGCTCCTTGGGCACGGCGATCACCGCCAGGTCCACGGGGCCGGGGATGCTCTCCACCCGGGGGTAGGCGAGAAGGGGCCCCACCGTGCCCCCCTCCTTGCCGATGGCCTCGTTCACCGGGTACACCGGGCCTTGGAAGCGTCCAAAGATGAGGTTTTCCAGGATGCGGTAGCCGATGCTTTCCGGGTCGCGGCTCGCCCCCACCACCGCCACCCCCCGGGGGAAGAAGAAGGGGTGAAGGCTGGCGATGGTGGAGACCTTCTCCCGCCACTCAAAGCGCGCCGCCGCCTGTTCCTCCAGGAGGATCCCAAACTCCACCTCTATTTCCCCGCTATCCCGGTGGGCCCGCACCTGGAAGCCGCTTTCCATGAAGACATTGAGCATCTTCTGGTTTTCCGCCAGGACATAGGCCTGGAAGCGGCGCACCCCCCGCTTGGCGGCGATCAGGGCCAGGCGCTCCAGAAGGAGGGTGCCCAGGCCTTTCCCCTGGAAGGCGTCGTCCACCAGGAAGGCCACCTCGGCGGTGTCCTCCCCTTTAAGGCGCACGTACTCCCCCGTGGCCACCATCCTGGGGGGGTCCCCCGCCAGGACGATGAGGTTCACCTTTTCCTCCTCGGGTTTGGCGGAAAGGAGAAGCTCCGCCGCCTTTTCCGGGGAGATGGGGGAGAAGAAGCGCATGCGCAAGGACTCCGGGGATAGGCGCCTCAGGAACTCCACGAAGAGGGGAAGGTCCTTGGGGCCTGCCCGCCTTAGGAAGGCGGTGCGTCCATCCTTGAGGAGGATGGGGCCCTCCTCGAGGCCGTGCTGGGGCGTGGGTGGGGGCACGTAGCCCATGCCTTTAGCCTACTCCTCCGCGCCTGGGGGCGCTTGCCAGGTGGTCCTTTCCCCCGCTTCCCGGTAGCATGGGTCCATGCTCAGGCTGGATACCCGTTTCCTTGCCCATTTCCCGGAGGCCCTCAAGGAGCACGCTTCCCTCCTCCTAAGGGCCCGGGAGGCCCTTCTTTCCAGACGGCAGGATCCCCAAAGCATGCTGGGTTGGATCGATCTCCCCGAGGACACGGAAACCTTAAGGCATATCCGCCGCTACCGCGAGGCCAACCCCTGGGTGGAGGACTTTGTTCTTCTGGGCATCGGGGGAAGCGCCTTGGGGCCTAAGGCTTTGGAGGCCGCCTTCAACGAAGGCGGTGTCCGCTTCCATTACGTGGACCACGTGGAGCCGGAGCCCGTGCTTCGGCTCCTTCGGGGCCTGGATCCGCGGAAGACCCTGGTGAATGCGGTTTCCAAGTCGGGGGCTACCGCGGAAACCCTGGCCGCCCTCCTCCTCTTCCTCAACTGGCTTCGGGAGCACCTGGGGGAGGACTGGCGGCGGCACCTGGTCCTCACCACCGACCCCCGGCGGGGGGCACTGCGGGCCCTGGCGGCCAGGGAGGGCCTCCTGGCCTTTGCCATTCCGGAAAACGTGGGAGGGCGCTTTTCCGTGCTCTCCCCGGTGGGCCTCCTCCCCTTGGCCTTCGCCGGGATGGACCTCGAGGCCCTCCTCATGGGGGCCAGGAAGGCCAACGAGGTGGCCCTGGCCCCCCTGGAGGAGAGCCTTCCCCTGCAGACCGCCCTTCTGCAGCACCTCCACCGCCACCTGCCCGTCACCGTCTTCATGGTCTACTCCGAGCGGCTCAAATACCTTCCCGCCTGGTTCGTCCAGCTCCACGACGAGTCCCTGGGCAAACGGGATGGGGAGGGCAACCGGGTGGGCACCACCGCGGTGCCCGCCTTGGGCCCACAGGACCAGCACGCCCAGGTGCAGCTTTTCCGGGAAGGCCCCCTGGACAAGCTCATCGTTCTGGTGGTGCCGGAAAGGCCCACGGAGGACCTCGCCCTGCCCCGGGTGGAAGGCCTCGAGGAGGAGGCGGGCTACCTCGTGGGCAAGAGCCTCTTCCAGCTCCTAAGGGCCGAAGCCGAGGCCACCTACCAGGCCTTGGCGGAAGCGGGGCAGAGAACCTACACCCTGTACCTCTCGGAGGTTTCCCCCTACGCGGTGGGCTGGCTTTTGCAACACCTCATGTGGCAGACCGCGTTCCTGGGGGAGCTTTGGGGGGTCAACGCCTTTGACCAGCCCGGGGTGGAGCTGGGCAAGCGCTTGACCTTTGCCCTTCTGGGACGCCCCGGATACCCCTCCTGACCTTG
This window encodes:
- a CDS encoding GNAT family N-acetyltransferase, which encodes MGYVPPPTPQHGLEEGPILLKDGRTAFLRRAGPKDLPLFVEFLRRLSPESLRMRFFSPISPEKAAELLLSAKPEEEKVNLIVLAGDPPRMVATGEYVRLKGEDTAEVAFLVDDAFQGKGLGTLLLERLALIAAKRGVRRFQAYVLAENQKMLNVFMESGFQVRAHRDSGEIEVEFGILLEEQAAARFEWREKVSTIASLHPFFFPRGVAVVGASRDPESIGYRILENLIFGRFQGPVYPVNEAIGKEGGTVGPLLAYPRVESIPGPVDLAVIAVPKERVWEALEASGRRGVRAAIVLTTGFTEGEARELADKARRHGMRLLGPGSLGMVHTHPDVRLAAGLAPLPKPGPLAISSQSGTLGRAVMAYAEGMGLGISSFVSLGAKADLSSNDLLQFWEEDERTRVILLYLESFGNPRRFSRLARRIGKKKPILAVHPSRDPLVRTLFAQAGVIRANNLEEAFDVAALLALGQLPENNRVRLISNASGPSNLALEALREGGLAVEHVDLGSAAKAEAFAQALEEALQSEAGSVFLLFVPMGFASEEEFLALLERAEGSKLLLACVMGSPGVRARVAGRVALYRFPESAAIALSRAWAYKAWREEPLHFPDFPDLRLEEARKLLEGKTALTQAEGAALLACFGLPLGKGEGLSLKLTAKPHPLFGPVLTLVLPTPLGDQVLGQRLSPLTQKDAQELVKPIAHGQNPDGAPLDPTPYQEILLRLSRLLEELPQVEEVSLELSGPRVTRFAVRLQGNPEPRSRHAHPKPR
- the pgi gene encoding glucose-6-phosphate isomerase gives rise to the protein MLRLDTRFLAHFPEALKEHASLLLRAREALLSRRQDPQSMLGWIDLPEDTETLRHIRRYREANPWVEDFVLLGIGGSALGPKALEAAFNEGGVRFHYVDHVEPEPVLRLLRGLDPRKTLVNAVSKSGATAETLAALLLFLNWLREHLGEDWRRHLVLTTDPRRGALRALAAREGLLAFAIPENVGGRFSVLSPVGLLPLAFAGMDLEALLMGARKANEVALAPLEESLPLQTALLQHLHRHLPVTVFMVYSERLKYLPAWFVQLHDESLGKRDGEGNRVGTTAVPALGPQDQHAQVQLFREGPLDKLIVLVVPERPTEDLALPRVEGLEEEAGYLVGKSLFQLLRAEAEATYQALAEAGQRTYTLYLSEVSPYAVGWLLQHLMWQTAFLGELWGVNAFDQPGVELGKRLTFALLGRPGYPS